From Polynucleobacter difficilis, a single genomic window includes:
- the rpsB gene encoding 30S ribosomal protein S2 has product MSVTMRQMLEAGCHFGHQTRFWSPKMAPYIFGHRNKIHIINLEKTLPMFQEALKVAKQIAANRGTILFVGTKRQSREIIAEEAARAGMPYIDSRWLGGTLTNFKTVKGSLKRLKDMAVAKEAGDWEKLSKKEALTNDRDLDKLQKALGGIQDLNGVPDAIFVVDVGYHKIAITEAKKLGIPVIAVVDTNHSPEGVDYIIPGNDDSSKAVTLYARGIADAILEGKANAVQEILTAVKEGEEEFVEEGKAE; this is encoded by the coding sequence ATGTCAGTGACTATGCGTCAGATGCTGGAAGCCGGTTGCCATTTTGGCCACCAAACACGTTTCTGGTCCCCCAAGATGGCCCCTTATATTTTTGGCCATCGCAATAAAATTCACATCATCAATTTGGAAAAAACATTGCCCATGTTTCAGGAAGCCCTGAAAGTGGCAAAACAAATTGCAGCCAATCGCGGCACCATTTTGTTTGTTGGTACCAAGCGCCAGTCCCGCGAGATCATCGCCGAAGAGGCAGCGCGTGCAGGTATGCCGTACATCGATAGCCGCTGGCTCGGTGGCACCCTGACCAACTTCAAAACCGTTAAAGGCTCACTGAAGCGTCTGAAAGACATGGCCGTTGCGAAAGAAGCAGGCGATTGGGAAAAGCTTTCCAAGAAGGAAGCCCTCACCAATGACCGTGACCTCGATAAATTACAAAAAGCCTTGGGCGGTATTCAGGATTTGAATGGCGTACCTGATGCGATTTTCGTCGTGGACGTCGGCTATCACAAAATTGCGATTACCGAAGCCAAGAAATTAGGCATTCCAGTGATTGCGGTTGTGGATACCAACCACTCCCCTGAAGGCGTGGATTACATCATTCCAGGCAACGATGACTCCAGCAAAGCAGTAACCCTGTATGCCCGCGGTATTGCCGATGCCATTTTGGAAGGCAAAGCCAACGCAGTTCAAGAGATTTTGACTGCCGTTAAAGAAGGCGAAGAAGAGTTCGTTGAAGAAGGGAAGGCTGAGTAA
- the map gene encoding type I methionyl aminopeptidase has product MNSVFTDENDIQGMREAGRLASEVLDHVAPFVQPGISTGELDRICHTYMRDVQKTIPAPLNYQPPGYPPFPASICTSVNDVICHGIPGDKILKSGDVVNLDITVITPAGYFGDTSRMFMVGEPSVLAKRLTQITFECMWLGIAQVKPGARLGDIGHVIQTHAEKAGYSIVREYCGHGIGKVFHQDPQILHYGRPGTGETLEAGMTFTIEPMINAGKRDIRTMPDQWTVKTKDRSLSAQWEHTLLVTHKGVEVLTWSEGSNPPPECVAGLHFRPSA; this is encoded by the coding sequence ATGAATAGTGTATTTACCGACGAAAACGACATCCAAGGGATGCGTGAAGCGGGCCGGCTGGCCAGCGAAGTACTAGACCACGTAGCGCCTTTTGTGCAGCCTGGCATCAGCACTGGCGAGTTAGACCGTATTTGCCATACCTATATGCGCGATGTGCAAAAAACCATACCAGCGCCACTCAATTACCAGCCGCCGGGATATCCACCCTTTCCGGCATCGATCTGCACCTCGGTGAATGACGTCATTTGCCATGGCATCCCCGGTGACAAAATCTTGAAATCCGGTGATGTAGTTAATCTCGACATTACCGTGATCACCCCAGCTGGCTACTTTGGCGATACGAGTCGTATGTTTATGGTGGGTGAGCCATCGGTGCTGGCAAAACGCTTAACCCAAATTACCTTTGAATGCATGTGGCTTGGCATCGCTCAAGTGAAGCCAGGTGCGCGCCTCGGCGATATCGGGCACGTCATCCAAACCCATGCTGAAAAAGCCGGTTACTCGATTGTGCGTGAGTACTGTGGTCATGGCATTGGCAAAGTCTTTCACCAAGATCCGCAAATTCTGCATTACGGCAGGCCCGGCACTGGCGAAACATTAGAAGCCGGTATGACCTTCACTATTGAGCCCATGATCAACGCCGGTAAACGCGACATTCGGACGATGCCGGATCAATGGACGGTGAAGACCAAAGACCGCAGCCTATCAGCGCAGTGGGAACACACCCTGCTCGTGACCCACAAGGGTGTTGAAGTCCTAACGTGGTCAGAAGGCAGCAACCCACCGCCCGAATGCGTTGCCGGATTGCATTTCCGCCCCAGCGCATAG
- a CDS encoding [protein-PII] uridylyltransferase: MRTATQNPVVISNGAQLRTAREEAYAEFQAHQGVDKLSKQLSNMSDVLLMNLWSQCQLHDDAALLAVGGYGRSELFPYSDVDILILLPDHESETLSARVEQFIAQCWDAGVEIGSSVRNSAECLSEAAQDITVRTSLLEARFLGGNRNLFTQFSKAYWNAMDPKAFFQAKLLELKQRHQKYQDTPYSLEPNCKESPGGLRDIQIITWVSKAAQFGNGFQDLYKKGIITRRELTEIKRNKRLLETIRAHLHLLAKRRQDVLAFDLQAPLASAMGIEAESNRAASEAIMRRYYWAAKAVTQLNDVLLQNIEALLFPQESKTTHAIPGEENQFFIERQGLLDITDPMLYEKHPEQILRTFLVFTQSPTLTGLSATIFRALYNVRNRMDSQWRKDPANRALFMEILKQPDGVTRAFQLMNRTSVLGRYLPAFRKIVGQMQHDLFHVYTVDQHILMVLRNVRRFMIMEHTQEFPYCSRLIANFDKPWLIVLAALFHDIAKGRGGDHSELGMRDMRQFAKDHSLSKTDTELLVWLVAKHLKMSQVAQKQDISDPDVVAQFAKEMGDERHLTALYLLTVADVRGTSPKVWNAWKAKLLEDLYRATLRVLGGAKTDATSELAQHQEESRRNLRLNGIEDEAYADLWQKLDVAFFLRQDAGDIAWLTRHLFNRVDSTEPVVRARLSTVGEGLQVAVYMPDQADLFARICAYFERHGFSIWDARIHTTRHGYALDTFQVTGMNRLTETGSYRDLIQLVEYELKTALEKSDSLPAPSMGRLSRQSRSFPVQARVNMQPDDRGQYVVLSLSASDRTGLIYAVAQILAKHRVSIHTARINTLGERVEDVLLLNAAELSKNPKLQIQIETEILDVLAS; encoded by the coding sequence ATGCGTACGGCCACACAAAATCCAGTTGTGATCAGTAATGGGGCTCAGTTACGCACTGCTCGTGAAGAGGCGTATGCAGAGTTTCAAGCGCACCAAGGCGTCGATAAACTAAGTAAGCAGCTGAGCAACATGAGTGACGTGCTGCTCATGAATTTGTGGTCACAATGCCAATTGCATGACGATGCCGCCCTGCTTGCGGTCGGCGGCTATGGGCGCAGCGAACTTTTTCCGTACTCTGACGTCGACATCTTAATTTTGCTCCCTGACCACGAGTCAGAAACGCTCTCTGCTCGCGTTGAGCAATTCATTGCGCAATGCTGGGATGCAGGAGTCGAGATTGGCTCGTCTGTGCGTAATAGTGCCGAGTGCCTATCGGAAGCGGCCCAGGACATTACGGTGCGTACCTCTTTACTAGAGGCGCGCTTTTTAGGTGGTAATCGCAATCTATTTACGCAATTCTCCAAAGCCTATTGGAATGCCATGGATCCCAAGGCCTTCTTCCAGGCTAAATTGCTTGAGCTCAAGCAACGCCATCAAAAATACCAAGATACGCCCTACTCCTTAGAGCCTAATTGCAAAGAGAGTCCAGGCGGTTTACGCGATATCCAGATCATTACCTGGGTCAGTAAAGCAGCGCAGTTTGGTAATGGCTTTCAGGATCTGTACAAAAAGGGGATCATTACTCGGCGCGAGCTTACCGAGATCAAGCGCAATAAGCGCCTACTCGAAACCATTCGTGCCCACCTGCATTTGCTGGCAAAACGCCGACAGGATGTGCTGGCATTTGATTTGCAGGCGCCACTCGCAAGCGCCATGGGAATTGAGGCTGAAAGCAATCGCGCTGCGAGCGAAGCCATCATGCGGCGCTACTATTGGGCCGCAAAAGCAGTAACCCAGCTCAATGATGTACTGCTGCAAAACATTGAAGCATTACTCTTCCCGCAAGAATCAAAAACAACGCATGCCATTCCTGGGGAAGAGAACCAATTCTTTATTGAGCGCCAAGGTTTGCTTGATATCACCGACCCCATGCTTTATGAGAAACACCCCGAGCAGATTCTCAGAACCTTTTTAGTCTTTACCCAATCACCCACCTTAACCGGCCTCTCGGCAACCATCTTTCGGGCGCTCTACAACGTGCGCAACCGCATGGACAGCCAGTGGCGCAAAGACCCTGCCAACCGCGCGCTCTTTATGGAAATCCTCAAACAGCCAGACGGTGTGACGCGCGCCTTCCAGCTGATGAACCGAACCAGCGTATTGGGTCGTTACTTACCTGCCTTCCGAAAAATTGTCGGGCAGATGCAGCATGATTTGTTTCACGTCTATACGGTTGATCAACACATCTTGATGGTGTTGCGTAATGTACGGCGCTTCATGATCATGGAGCATACGCAGGAGTTCCCTTACTGCAGTCGCTTGATTGCGAACTTCGATAAACCATGGCTGATTGTTTTAGCCGCCCTTTTTCATGACATCGCTAAAGGCCGTGGCGGTGATCATTCCGAGTTGGGCATGCGCGATATGCGGCAGTTCGCCAAAGACCACAGTCTCAGCAAAACCGATACCGAGCTCTTGGTGTGGTTAGTGGCAAAGCACCTGAAAATGAGCCAGGTAGCTCAAAAACAAGACATCTCCGATCCCGATGTCGTCGCGCAATTTGCGAAAGAGATGGGCGATGAGCGGCATCTTACTGCGCTCTATTTACTCACCGTTGCCGATGTCAGGGGCACCAGCCCCAAGGTTTGGAATGCGTGGAAAGCTAAGCTGTTAGAGGATCTCTACAGAGCCACCTTGCGCGTGCTGGGCGGCGCCAAAACCGATGCTACATCGGAATTAGCCCAGCACCAAGAAGAATCCCGGCGTAATTTACGCCTCAATGGCATTGAAGATGAGGCCTATGCGGACTTATGGCAAAAATTGGATGTCGCTTTTTTCTTACGCCAAGATGCGGGTGATATTGCCTGGTTAACTCGGCACCTCTTTAATCGCGTCGATAGTACAGAGCCCGTAGTGCGCGCCAGACTATCGACCGTAGGCGAAGGACTGCAAGTTGCTGTCTATATGCCGGATCAAGCCGATCTATTTGCGCGCATCTGTGCCTACTTTGAGCGCCACGGCTTTTCTATCTGGGATGCACGCATTCATACAACGCGGCACGGTTATGCGCTAGACACCTTCCAGGTCACTGGCATGAATCGTTTAACCGAAACCGGCAGTTACCGCGACCTCATTCAACTAGTGGAATATGAACTCAAGACGGCGCTTGAAAAAAGCGACTCACTCCCGGCGCCCAGCATGGGCCGCCTATCCAGGCAATCCCGCAGCTTTCCGGTGCAAGCTAGGGTCAATATGCAACCCGATGATCGCGGTCAGTATGTCGTTCTTTCGCTCTCAGCAAGCGATCGTACCGGGCTGATCTATGCAGTGGCACAGATCCTTGCAAAGCACCGCGTTTCCATCCACACCGCCCGCATTAATACCTTGGGCGAACGCGTGGAAGACGTACTGCTACTCAATGCTGCAGAACTCAGCAAGAATCCGAAACTGCAAATCCAGATTGAAACCGAAATCCTAGATGTATTGGCCAGCTAA